From the Glutamicibacter halophytocola genome, the window CGCGAGTTCTCGCCAACGATCATGCCCTCGTAAACCTCTTCGGTTGGCTTCACGAAGAAGCTCATGCGCTCCTGCAGGTTGATCATTGCGAATGGAGTCACGACGCCAGCGCGGTCGGCAACAATCGAACCGTTGATGCGGTATTCGATGGCACCTGCCCATGGCTCGTAGCCTTCAGCCAGCGACGAAGCGATGCCTGCGCCACGGGTTTCGGTCAGGAAGCGGGTACGGAAGCCGATCAGGCCACGTGCAGGAACCATGAATTCCATGCGAACCCAGCCGGTGCCGTGGTTGGCCATGTTGGTCATGCGGCCCTTGCGCGAAGCCATCAGCTGGGTGATGGCACCCAGGTACTCTTCGGGCACGTCAATGGTCATGTGCTCCATTGGCTCGTGGACCTTGCCGTCAACCATCTTGGTCACTACCTGTGGCTTGCCAACGGTCAGCTCGAAGCCTTCGCGACGCATCTGCTCAACGAGGATGGCCAGTGCCAATTCGCCACGGCCCTGGACTTCCCAAGCGTCCGGACGCTCGGTAGGCAAGATGTTCAGCGAAACGTTACCGATCAGTTCCTTGTCAAGGCGGTCCTTGACCTGGCGTGCGGTGACCTTGGCGCCCTTGACCTTGCCAGCAAGTGGCGAGGTGTTGATACCGATGGTCATCGAAATTGCTGGTGGATCAACGGTGATCAGTGGCAGCGGCTTTGGGTTCTCCAAGTCGGTGAGGGTTTCACCAATCATGATGTCCTCGATACCGGCCACTGCGACGATCTCGCCTGGTCCAGCTTCTTCAGCTGGAACACGCTGCAGACCCTTGGTAGCCAGAAGCTCGGTGATCTTCACCTGCTTCATGGTGCCGTCCTGGCGGGCCCAGTTAACCTGCTGGCCCTTGCGCAGGGTTCCGTTGATCATGCGCAGCAGGGCCAGGCGCCCGAGGAATGGCGATGCGTCAAGGTTGGTGACGTGTGCCTGCAGAACTTCGCCCTCTTCGTAGGTCGGAGCAGGAACGTGCTTGATGATGGTCTCGAACAGCGGCTCGAGATCTTCATTGTCTGGCAAGGTGCCATCAGCTGGCTGGTTCATCGAAGCGTAACCGGCCTTGCCCGACGCGAAGACCACAGGGACGTTCAAGATGGCGTCCAGATCCAGGTCTGGAGCTTCATCAGCCAGGTCCGATGCCAGGCCCAGCAGCAGGTCCATGGAGTCCGAGATGACGCCATCGATGCGGGAGTCCGGGCGGTCGGTCTTGTTGACCACGATGATGACTGGCAGGTTGGCGCTCAGGGCCTTGCGCAGCACGAAGCGGGTCTGTGGCAGTGGGCCTTCAGAAGCATCAACGAGCAGAACCACGCCGTCCACCATGGACAGGCCGCGCTCGACCTCGCCACCGAAGTCAGCGTGACCCGGGGTGTCGATGACGTTGATGGTCATGTTCTTGCCGTCAGCAGCTGGGCCGTTGTAGAACACGGTGGTGTTCTTGGCAAGAATGGTGATGCCCTTCTCGCGTTCCAGCTCGCCGGAGTCCATCACGCGATCTTCGGTTTCACCATGGCTGTCGAATGCGCCGGTCTGCTGGAGCATTGCGTTGACCAGGGTGGTCTTGCCGTGGTCAACGTGTGCAACGATGGCTACATTGCGAAGTTCGTCGCGACTAATGGTGTTAGCTGACATGCGTGAAGGCTCACTTCCGCTCGAGGATTTTGGGTCTAAGGAGTCGGGGCCAAAGTCGACCCAACAAACAAGTTTACGCTGTTCCAGCAAATACTCCGGCGCTCTGTGTCAGAACATACAAGAATTTCACGTAAAGTCGCGGAAAATCATGGGGTGGATTGGGTGGAAATCCAGTAGCGCAGGGTCTTGGACCCGTCGGCTGCTTCCAGGTAGGGAACCTGCGAGTCTGGAACTCCCCCGCACTTTAGTATCGTCGCGATGGAACCGAGATTCGTGCCCTCGCAGGTGACCAGCGCGCTCGACACGCCCGCCTCCTGGACTTCGCGCAGGCCAAACTGGCAAAGCGCAGTTGCCAAGCCACGGCGGCGGTGCTCGGAAAGAACTCCGTAGCCGATGTGCCCGCCATTTTGAAGCAAGAAATCGTTAAGCTCGTATCTCACCGAGACACGCCCTACCAGTTCGCCGTCATCAAAAGCGCCAAAGAGCGCCGAGCGCACCCAGCCCTGAGGGATATGCTCGCCGCGGCGTCCTGCGCTCATCCGGTAGGTGTAGTCCTCCCACAGCTCATCGGCAGACCACGTCGGCAAGAATTCGAAATCGTCGGCGAGCATGGCCCGATGGGCGTCGATGGCCTGCTGCTCGTCTTGACTAGCTAGTTCGCGGAATTCCAGTGCGGCTGAAAGGGTCATGAAGCCATTATGCCAGTGCACAATTCCTTGCCAGCCCAGCCTCCGGCTAGTAGGCGATTTCCTGCCCCTCGATTTCTGCGAACCACTGCACTGTCCCGCCATCCAGGCTGTAAACCTTGCCGGTTCCCGCCTGTTGCCGCGACATATGGCTGGCGGCCTTTCGGGATCGGACACCGCTCTTGCAAACCATCACGATGATGCCGGCTTCGCGTGGTATTTGCGCATGCTCTCCGGCCAGCAATCGGTCCAGTGGCACATGAATGCTGTGGGGAATAGCGGCGATGCCACGCTCCCACGACTCGCGCACATCAACGACGAGCACCTCGTTATCCCGTTGCATTGCAGCCAGCTCATGCACGCCCAGGCTGGCGAAAGGTTCTTCAACGGCGCAAGCCACCGGCTGGTACTGGCCCAGCTGGACGACCCGCTCGCGCTGCGGATCGGCGACAAATTCCAAGGACCGGACGCTGGCAGCCAAGGCATCGTAGAGCCAGAGCTTGCCGCTGAGCGTGAGGCCAATACCTGTAATCAGCTTGAGCGCTTCGGTGCTCATTACCGAACCCACGACTCCGCACAGTGCTCCGAAGACACCGCCTTCGGCGCAGCTCGGAACCGAATCAGCATCCGGGATTTCCGGGAAGATATCCCGCAGCATCGGGCCGGTTCGCGGGTCAAAAACCGATACCTGGCCCGAAAACTGGAAGAGTGTGCCCCACACCAGCGGGGTCCCGGTGATTTCGGCAGCGTCGGAGGCGAGGTATCTCGTGGCGAAGTTGTCGCTGCCATCAATGACAAGGTCGTAGGCGGCGAAAAGCTCCAGGGCGTTGTCTTCGCTGAGCCGCTGGTTGAGCGGATCAATGACGACAGTGCTGTTGTGTTCGGCGGCCAGCCTCTGCACGGAATCGACTTTTGGCCGGCCGACATCGGATTCGCGATGCATGATCTGGCGCTGCAAGTTCGACAGCTCTACCGAGTCATCATCGAGTACGCCGATCTGGCCTACTCCGGCGGCAATCAGATAACTGGCGATGGGACTGCCCAGTCCCCCGGCGCCAATGATCAGGACCTTGGCGTTGATGATGCGCCGTTGGCCCTCTTCGCCTACCCCGGGCAGGGTCAGATGCCGTGAATAGCGGGCCAGCTGGCCCGGATCGATCCCTGCGGCAGGTTCGCAGAGCGGTTGGCGCAGCATTAGAATTCCCCGACCAAGGTTTGCATCATTCCCTCCGCAGGCGAGGATGCAAGTGCGGTATCGCGTCGTGGAATCCTGCCGGCCAAACGGGCTGCGCGGCCAGCTCGCACAGCGTCCCTCATGGCCGCGGCCATCAGCGGAGCGTTATGCGCGCGAGTCACTGCGCTGGCCAGCAGCACGGCATCGCAGCCTAGTTCCATGGCCAGCGCCGCGTCGGAGGCTGTTCCCACCCCGGCATCCAGGATCACCGGAACATTGGCACGGGAAACAATGGTGGAAATATTGTGCGGGTTCAAAATTCCCAGACCTGAACCGATCGGAGCGCCAGCAGGCATGATAGCTGCCACGCCGGCATCCTGGAGCCGCTGCGCCAGTGCAGGGTCATCATTGGTGTAGGCGAAGACCTGGAATCCATCGGCCACAAGCTGCTCGGTTGCCGAGTACAGTTCCAGCGGATCTGGCAGCAAGGTGTGCTCGTCGGCAATCACTTCAAGTTTGATCCAGTCCGTTTCCAGCGCTTCACGGGCCAGCTGCGCGGTGAGTACCGCATCACGGGCGGTGAAACACCCTGCGGTATTAGGCAAAGGAATGACGTTGTTGCGCTGGAGCAGCTCATAGACATTGCCTGCCCCGGCAGCAGAGAAATGGCGGATGGCAACGGTTGTCAATTCCGTGCCAGAAATGGTGAGCGCGCTATCCAGCGTGGTTAATGAGGTGGCCCCTCCGGTGCCCAGGATAAGCCGCGAGGAAAGGGTGCGCCCGGCGACGACAAAAGGATCGTTGTTGAGATCCAGCTCGGTGAATTCTTGCGATTCCATGCTTAGCCTCCCTGGGCTGCCGTAACGAGTTCTATGCTGTGCCCGTCTTCAAGAGCTTTGCTGTTCCAGCTGCTGCGGGGAACGACTGCGCCGTTCACGGCCGCGGCCACCCCCAGCTTGCTGCCGTCGACTGCTTTTGAATCTGCGTCGAGTTCCTTGCCGATTTGCGCGCTGATGAATTCGCGCAGGCTGGTACCGGCCTGCAGCTGAACTTGCTGGGAATTAAAAATGATGTTGATCGATGTCATCCGAGTGCCTCCAGTGCGGCGGTTGCGGAAAGTGTTGGAAAACGTTGCGGATCAACGTCATTCAACAGTGGATTTCTTTTGTTGTTTTCAGCGAGATCCGCAGTCAGTTCGGATCCCAAGGGGCTGAGCAGCACCCCATGGCGCGAATAGCCAGTGGAGAGCACCAGCCCCGGGTCAATGCGCCCGATCAGCGGGCGGTCATCGGCGGTTGCCGGCCTTGGCCTTGCGATGACTTCGTTCAGCGAGCAGTCGATAATTCCCGGGACAAGCCTGCGGGCGTTGTCGAGCAAGTTGTACATG encodes:
- a CDS encoding thiazole synthase, which translates into the protein MESQEFTELDLNNDPFVVAGRTLSSRLILGTGGATSLTTLDSALTISGTELTTVAIRHFSAAGAGNVYELLQRNNVIPLPNTAGCFTARDAVLTAQLAREALETDWIKLEVIADEHTLLPDPLELYSATEQLVADGFQVFAYTNDDPALAQRLQDAGVAAIMPAGAPIGSGLGILNPHNISTIVSRANVPVILDAGVGTASDAALAMELGCDAVLLASAVTRAHNAPLMAAAMRDAVRAGRAARLAGRIPRRDTALASSPAEGMMQTLVGEF
- the thiS gene encoding sulfur carrier protein ThiS; amino-acid sequence: MTSINIIFNSQQVQLQAGTSLREFISAQIGKELDADSKAVDGSKLGVAAAVNGAVVPRSSWNSKALEDGHSIELVTAAQGG
- a CDS encoding ThiF family adenylyltransferase → MLRQPLCEPAAGIDPGQLARYSRHLTLPGVGEEGQRRIINAKVLIIGAGGLGSPIASYLIAAGVGQIGVLDDDSVELSNLQRQIMHRESDVGRPKVDSVQRLAAEHNSTVVIDPLNQRLSEDNALELFAAYDLVIDGSDNFATRYLASDAAEITGTPLVWGTLFQFSGQVSVFDPRTGPMLRDIFPEIPDADSVPSCAEGGVFGALCGVVGSVMSTEALKLITGIGLTLSGKLWLYDALAASVRSLEFVADPQRERVVQLGQYQPVACAVEEPFASLGVHELAAMQRDNEVLVVDVRESWERGIAAIPHSIHVPLDRLLAGEHAQIPREAGIIVMVCKSGVRSRKAASHMSRQQAGTGKVYSLDGGTVQWFAEIEGQEIAY
- the typA gene encoding translational GTPase TypA — protein: MSANTISRDELRNVAIVAHVDHGKTTLVNAMLQQTGAFDSHGETEDRVMDSGELEREKGITILAKNTTVFYNGPAADGKNMTINVIDTPGHADFGGEVERGLSMVDGVVLLVDASEGPLPQTRFVLRKALSANLPVIIVVNKTDRPDSRIDGVISDSMDLLLGLASDLADEAPDLDLDAILNVPVVFASGKAGYASMNQPADGTLPDNEDLEPLFETIIKHVPAPTYEEGEVLQAHVTNLDASPFLGRLALLRMINGTLRKGQQVNWARQDGTMKQVKITELLATKGLQRVPAEEAGPGEIVAVAGIEDIMIGETLTDLENPKPLPLITVDPPAISMTIGINTSPLAGKVKGAKVTARQVKDRLDKELIGNVSLNILPTERPDAWEVQGRGELALAILVEQMRREGFELTVGKPQVVTKMVDGKVHEPMEHMTIDVPEEYLGAITQLMASRKGRMTNMANHGTGWVRMEFMVPARGLIGFRTRFLTETRGAGIASSLAEGYEPWAGAIEYRINGSIVADRAGVVTPFAMINLQERMSFFVKPTEEVYEGMIVGENSRADDMDVNITKEKKLTNMRAASSDSFENLTPPQTLTLEESLEFAREDECVEVTPEAIRIRKVLLNANDRAKATRARARA
- a CDS encoding GNAT family N-acetyltransferase → MTLSAALEFRELASQDEQQAIDAHRAMLADDFEFLPTWSADELWEDYTYRMSAGRRGEHIPQGWVRSALFGAFDDGELVGRVSVRYELNDFLLQNGGHIGYGVLSEHRRRGLATALCQFGLREVQEAGVSSALVTCEGTNLGSIATILKCGGVPDSQVPYLEAADGSKTLRYWISTQSTP